From the genome of Amycolatopsis sp. NBC_01488, one region includes:
- the murA gene encoding UDP-N-acetylglucosamine 1-carboxyvinyltransferase, producing the protein MSEHFDVHGGARLVGEVDVVGAKNSVLKLMAAALLAEGTTTITNCPQILDVPLMGDVLRSVGCEVVIEGDTATITTPAELSHRADSAAMGKLRASVCVLGPLVGRLKQAVVALPGGDAIGSRPLDMHQNGLRKLGATSTIEHGCVVAKAETLVGAQIWLDFPSVGATENILMAAVLAEGTTVIDNCAREPEIVDICTMLTEMGAKIDGAGTSTLTVHGVEQLHPTQHSVIGDRIVGATWAFAASMTRGDITVRGVNPHHLDLVLNKLQLAGADVETFGDKGFRVVQPERPKAVDWVTLPYPGFATDLQPFAVALSAVSEGTSMITENVYEARFRFIEEMIRLSGDARTDGHHAVVRGVERLSSAPVWASDIRAGAGLVLAGLCADGVTEVWDVFHIDRGYPHFVENLNRLGANIKRVAGEPDRA; encoded by the coding sequence ATGAGCGAGCACTTCGACGTGCATGGCGGAGCCCGGCTGGTCGGCGAGGTCGACGTGGTCGGCGCCAAGAACAGCGTGCTGAAGCTGATGGCCGCGGCCCTGCTGGCCGAGGGCACCACGACCATCACGAACTGCCCGCAGATCCTGGACGTCCCGCTGATGGGCGACGTGCTGCGGAGCGTCGGCTGCGAGGTCGTCATCGAGGGCGACACCGCCACCATCACGACGCCCGCCGAGCTGTCGCACCGCGCGGACTCGGCGGCGATGGGCAAGCTGCGCGCGTCCGTCTGCGTGCTGGGGCCGCTGGTCGGGCGGCTGAAGCAGGCCGTCGTGGCGCTGCCGGGCGGCGACGCGATCGGCTCGCGCCCGCTGGACATGCACCAGAACGGCCTGCGCAAGCTGGGCGCGACGAGCACGATCGAGCACGGCTGCGTCGTCGCGAAGGCCGAGACGCTGGTCGGCGCGCAGATCTGGCTGGACTTCCCGAGCGTCGGCGCGACCGAGAACATCCTGATGGCGGCCGTCCTCGCCGAGGGCACCACGGTCATCGACAACTGCGCGCGCGAGCCCGAGATCGTCGACATCTGCACGATGCTCACCGAGATGGGCGCGAAGATCGACGGCGCCGGGACGTCGACGCTGACCGTGCACGGCGTGGAGCAGCTGCACCCGACCCAGCACAGCGTGATCGGCGACCGGATCGTCGGCGCGACCTGGGCGTTCGCGGCGTCGATGACCCGCGGCGACATCACCGTCCGCGGCGTCAACCCGCACCACCTCGACCTGGTGCTGAACAAGCTGCAGCTGGCCGGCGCGGACGTCGAGACGTTCGGCGACAAGGGCTTCCGCGTGGTCCAGCCGGAACGCCCGAAGGCGGTCGACTGGGTCACGCTGCCGTACCCCGGTTTCGCGACCGACCTGCAGCCGTTCGCGGTGGCACTTTCCGCCGTGTCCGAAGGCACGTCGATGATCACCGAAAACGTCTACGAGGCGCGGTTCCGGTTCATCGAGGAGATGATCCGACTGTCCGGCGACGCGCGCACGGACGGTCACCACGCGGTGGTCCGCGGCGTCGAGAGGCTGTCGAGCGCGCCGGTCTGGGCGTCCGACATCCGCGCGGGCGCCGGCCTGGTGCTGGCGGGACTGTGCGCGGACGGCGTCACCGAGGTCTGGGACGTCTTCCACATCGACCGCGGCTACCCGCACTTCGTCGAGAACCTCAACCGCCTGGGCGCGAACATCAAGCGCGTCGCCGGCGAGCCCGACCGGGCGTGA
- a CDS encoding TetR/AcrR family transcriptional regulator has translation MARTPTGAAVLQPEVTQAITEAVMWELAEQGYGRLSMEAVAKRAGVGKSALYRRWASKDHMIASVVTDFSVTRAAAADTGSLRGDLRETMQALIDWLTHPLFSRILPDLVAEDARNPDHGRGLREAIGGPRREVGEVMLRRAMTRGELPEDLDMELALDVLAAPIYWRLVVRMAPAEPDYVDRLVEYALRALGAQGA, from the coding sequence ATGGCACGCACCCCGACCGGCGCCGCGGTCCTCCAGCCCGAGGTCACGCAGGCGATCACCGAAGCCGTCATGTGGGAACTCGCCGAACAGGGCTACGGGCGGCTGTCGATGGAAGCCGTGGCGAAACGCGCCGGCGTCGGCAAGAGCGCCCTGTACCGGCGGTGGGCGTCGAAGGACCACATGATCGCGTCCGTGGTGACGGACTTCAGCGTGACCCGCGCGGCGGCGGCCGACACCGGCTCCCTGCGCGGAGACCTGCGCGAAACGATGCAGGCCCTGATCGACTGGCTCACGCACCCGCTGTTCTCGCGCATCCTGCCCGACCTGGTCGCGGAGGACGCGCGCAATCCGGACCACGGCCGCGGCTTGCGCGAGGCCATCGGCGGCCCCCGCCGCGAGGTCGGCGAGGTGATGCTGCGCCGCGCGATGACCCGCGGCGAGCTACCGGAGGACCTGGACATGGAACTGGCGCTCGACGTCCTGGCGGCGCCGATCTACTGGCGCCTGGTGGTCCGCATGGCCCCGGCGGAGCCGGACTACGTCGACCGGCTGGTGGAGTACGCCCTGCGCGCGCTCGGCGCGCAGGGCGCCTGA
- a CDS encoding nuclear transport factor 2 family protein, which translates to MGLRDFVDQGIDLLMKHDMAGFAGLWAEDGVLEFPFAGPGYPKRVEGRDAITEYLRDYPNLLDIREVVAKTVHETTDPAVVVAEFTVAGIVVASGKPYELSYIAVITVEDGEIRHYRDYWSPLAAAEILGGVEELTAAFGG; encoded by the coding sequence ATGGGGCTGCGAGACTTCGTCGATCAGGGGATCGACCTGCTGATGAAGCACGACATGGCCGGGTTCGCCGGGCTCTGGGCCGAGGACGGCGTCCTCGAGTTCCCGTTCGCCGGCCCGGGCTACCCGAAGCGCGTCGAAGGGCGCGACGCGATCACCGAGTACCTGCGCGACTACCCGAACCTGCTGGACATCCGCGAGGTCGTCGCCAAGACCGTGCACGAGACGACCGATCCGGCCGTGGTCGTCGCCGAGTTCACGGTCGCCGGGATCGTGGTGGCTTCGGGGAAGCCGTACGAGCTGTCGTACATCGCGGTGATCACCGTCGAGGACGGCGAAATCCGCCACTACCGCGACTACTGGAGCCCGCTCGCCGCGGCCGAGATCCTCGGCGGCGTCGAAGAGCTGACGGCGGCCTTCGGTGGGTGA
- a CDS encoding NmrA family NAD(P)-binding protein: MGDVLVLGGTGTTGRRVVAGLREAGVPVRAATRKPGEPGQVRFDWTDRSTYAGALHDVSAMYLLPPIGEVSPARLVEPFLDDALAAGVRRVVLLSSSAVTADTPGLGDLQRLVRAAPEWAVLKPSWFMQNFTGEHLVAQGVRDGEIVTATGDARVAFVDAGDIAAVAVRALTDPGPHNTEHVLTGPSALSYAEAASIVAARTGRPVRHRAVSTAEFAAWLTASGIPESFAAVLAALDEDIRRGAEDRVTPAVEEVTGRPARSFRTFAEEEVR, encoded by the coding sequence GTGGGTGACGTCCTGGTCCTCGGCGGTACCGGCACCACCGGACGCCGGGTCGTCGCGGGCCTGCGTGAGGCCGGAGTGCCGGTGCGGGCGGCCACGCGCAAGCCGGGCGAGCCCGGTCAGGTCCGGTTCGACTGGACCGACCGGTCTACTTACGCCGGTGCGCTGCACGACGTCTCCGCGATGTACCTGCTGCCGCCCATCGGCGAAGTCTCGCCCGCGCGGCTGGTCGAGCCCTTCCTGGACGACGCGCTGGCCGCGGGTGTCCGGCGGGTCGTCCTGCTCAGCTCGTCGGCCGTCACGGCGGACACGCCCGGGCTCGGTGACCTGCAGCGGCTGGTGCGCGCGGCGCCGGAGTGGGCCGTGTTGAAGCCGTCGTGGTTCATGCAGAACTTCACCGGCGAGCACCTGGTCGCCCAGGGGGTCCGGGACGGCGAGATCGTCACCGCCACCGGGGACGCGCGAGTCGCGTTCGTCGACGCCGGTGACATCGCGGCGGTCGCCGTCCGCGCGCTGACCGATCCCGGACCGCACAACACCGAACACGTTCTGACCGGCCCGTCGGCCTTGAGCTACGCCGAAGCCGCGTCGATCGTCGCCGCCCGCACCGGCCGTCCGGTAAGGCACCGCGCGGTGAGCACTGCCGAGTTCGCCGCGTGGCTGACCGCGTCCGGCATCCCCGAGTCCTTCGCCGCGGTGCTCGCCGCGCTCGACGAGGACATCCGGCGCGGCGCCGAAGACCGCGTCACCCCGGCCGTCGAAGAGGTCACCGGCCGGCCGGCCCGCTCGTTCCGCACGTTCGCCGAGGAGGAAGTCCGATGA
- a CDS encoding alpha/beta hydrolase family protein — protein MKQIMFPEDPQFWFETLRLFGHASYGGSDFGEVLAAASTVTAGDYDSWHDAYRALADRLYAEAADAGPVTARDLLLRASTYYFSSEFFLHGDPADPRIASAYDRSVECFRRAGIAEPVEIPYEGTVLQGYLYRAPGDGPKPLLIMHNGFDGSAEECHYLGAAGGAERGYHVLTFDGPGQPSAVRREKLVFRPDWEHVVTPVVDFALGLDGVDPARVALLGVSLGGMLAPRAAAFEPRLAAVVAVDGVYDAGSAVTSMLPWPREEIVRRANAAEDPEFDAILAAGREASPTLRWACDHGRYVLGASTDREFVAKYLEYTLEDGVAEKITCPVLVCEAADDLFFGGDAETEPRRLYAHLTGPKTLLTFTAEEGADAHCHVGAQRLASGRIYDWLDRTL, from the coding sequence ATGAAGCAGATCATGTTCCCCGAGGACCCGCAGTTCTGGTTCGAGACGCTGCGCCTGTTCGGCCACGCGTCCTACGGCGGCTCGGACTTCGGCGAGGTGCTCGCCGCCGCGTCGACCGTGACGGCCGGCGACTACGACAGCTGGCACGACGCCTACCGCGCGCTGGCCGACCGGCTCTACGCCGAAGCCGCCGACGCGGGCCCGGTCACCGCGCGGGACCTGCTGCTGCGCGCGTCGACGTACTACTTCTCGTCGGAGTTCTTCCTCCACGGCGACCCGGCGGACCCGCGCATCGCGTCGGCGTACGATCGCAGCGTCGAGTGCTTTCGGCGCGCGGGCATCGCGGAACCGGTCGAAATCCCCTACGAGGGAACAGTTCTGCAGGGCTACCTCTACCGCGCGCCGGGCGATGGCCCGAAGCCGTTGCTGATCATGCACAACGGGTTCGACGGCAGTGCCGAGGAATGCCACTACCTGGGCGCGGCGGGCGGCGCCGAGCGCGGCTACCACGTGCTGACGTTCGACGGCCCGGGCCAGCCCAGCGCGGTCCGGCGCGAGAAGCTCGTGTTCCGGCCGGACTGGGAGCACGTCGTGACGCCGGTGGTGGACTTCGCGCTGGGGCTCGACGGCGTGGACCCGGCGCGCGTGGCGCTGCTCGGCGTCAGTCTCGGCGGCATGCTGGCCCCGCGCGCGGCGGCGTTCGAGCCGCGCCTGGCGGCGGTGGTCGCGGTCGACGGAGTGTACGACGCGGGATCTGCCGTGACGTCGATGCTGCCGTGGCCGCGCGAAGAGATCGTCCGCCGCGCGAATGCCGCGGAAGACCCGGAGTTCGACGCGATCCTCGCGGCCGGCCGCGAGGCCAGTCCGACGCTGCGCTGGGCGTGCGATCACGGCCGATACGTGCTGGGCGCGTCGACGGACCGCGAATTCGTCGCGAAGTACCTCGAGTACACGCTCGAAGACGGCGTCGCCGAGAAGATCACGTGCCCGGTCCTGGTCTGCGAAGCGGCGGACGACCTGTTCTTCGGCGGCGACGCGGAAACCGAGCCTCGCCGGCTGTACGCGCACCTGACCGGGCCCAAGACGCTGCTGACGTTCACGGCGGAGGAGGGCGCCGACGCGCACTGCCACGTCGGCGCCCAGCGGCTCGCGTCGGGCCGGATCTACGACTGGCTGGACCGGACGCTCTAA
- a CDS encoding LysE family translocator has translation MTWGTYGTYVLFVLLVLIVPGPDTALVLKNSLAGGRRGGVLTALGIGSGNLVQGVAAALGLSAVIVRSEPVFLTLRWAGAAYLGYLGVKALVAAKRGDYAALSTANPGGGRRWREGFLGNLTNPKVLVFYLSMLPQFLTRDSTLAESLLLAATVGVLATLWQLVIVAGVHRIRGWLRRRRVRRTLDGVTGTALLGFGAALALDA, from the coding sequence ATGACCTGGGGAACGTACGGCACCTACGTGCTCTTCGTGCTGCTCGTGCTCATCGTGCCGGGGCCGGACACCGCCCTGGTGCTCAAGAACTCTCTTGCCGGCGGCCGGCGCGGCGGGGTCCTGACCGCCCTCGGCATCGGGTCCGGGAACCTCGTCCAGGGCGTCGCCGCCGCGCTCGGGCTCAGCGCCGTCATCGTGCGGTCCGAACCCGTCTTCCTCACCCTGCGCTGGGCCGGGGCCGCCTACCTCGGCTATCTCGGCGTCAAAGCGCTGGTCGCCGCGAAACGCGGGGACTACGCCGCGCTCTCGACGGCGAACCCGGGCGGCGGACGGCGCTGGCGTGAAGGCTTCCTCGGCAACCTCACCAACCCGAAGGTCCTCGTCTTCTACCTCTCGATGCTGCCGCAGTTCCTGACCCGCGACTCGACACTCGCCGAGTCGCTGCTGCTCGCCGCAACCGTCGGGGTGCTCGCCACGCTCTGGCAGCTCGTCATCGTCGCCGGCGTGCACCGCATTCGCGGCTGGCTGCGACGGCGCCGGGTCCGCCGGACTCTGGACGGCGTCACCGGCACCGCGCTGCTCGGCTTCGGGGCGGCGCTGGCCCTCGACGCTTAG
- a CDS encoding LysE family translocator has translation MTWSTYLGFAGMMAFLAMMPGPDTMVVLKNALTGGARGGGWACAGISVANFLQGTAAALGLGAVITRYQPLFETVKWLGAAYLVFLGIQALRGAWRGDYEALDDVRRARASRGRRFREGFLSNITNPKVIVLYLSVLPQFLTPSSTLGDSLLLAYTVAALGVVWQVVLLLFVHRVRGWLGRRRVRRTLDGVTGTALLGFGAALALEG, from the coding sequence ATGACGTGGAGCACCTACCTGGGGTTCGCCGGGATGATGGCGTTCCTGGCGATGATGCCCGGTCCGGACACGATGGTCGTGCTGAAGAACGCCCTGACGGGCGGCGCGCGCGGCGGGGGCTGGGCGTGCGCGGGCATCAGCGTCGCGAACTTCCTCCAGGGCACGGCGGCCGCGCTCGGCCTCGGTGCGGTGATCACGCGCTACCAGCCGCTGTTCGAGACGGTGAAGTGGCTGGGCGCGGCTTACCTGGTTTTCCTGGGGATCCAGGCTTTGCGTGGCGCGTGGCGCGGCGACTACGAAGCGCTCGACGACGTCCGCCGCGCTCGGGCGTCGCGGGGACGCCGGTTCCGTGAAGGGTTCCTGTCGAACATCACCAACCCCAAGGTGATCGTGCTGTACCTGTCGGTGCTGCCGCAGTTCCTCACGCCGTCGTCGACCCTCGGCGACTCGCTCCTGCTGGCGTACACGGTCGCGGCGCTCGGGGTGGTGTGGCAGGTGGTGCTGCTGCTGTTCGTGCACCGGGTCCGCGGCTGGCTGGGCCGCCGCCGGGTGCGCCGTACGCTGGACGGCGTCACCGGCACCGCGCTGCTCGGCTTCGGCGCGGCGTTGGCCCTCGAAGGCTGA
- a CDS encoding LysE family translocator translates to MTWSAYGSYLVIVVLIVLAPGPDTMVMLKNALSGGFRGGLLASLGIFTGNAVQGSAAALGLGVLIARSQPVFLALKWVGAAYLGFLGFQALRGAFRGNYDVVEQVQRRRGGGFRRFREGLLSNITNPKVLVLYLSVLPQFLTPASSIGDSLVLAYTVAVLGGLWLLVLLVFVHRVRAWLGRRRVRRTLDGVTGTALLGFGAALACES, encoded by the coding sequence GTGACGTGGAGTGCTTACGGGAGTTACCTGGTCATCGTGGTCCTGATCGTGCTCGCACCGGGCCCGGACACGATGGTGATGCTGAAGAACGCGCTCTCCGGCGGGTTCCGCGGCGGGCTGCTCGCCTCGCTGGGCATCTTCACCGGCAACGCCGTCCAGGGCAGCGCCGCGGCGCTCGGGCTCGGCGTCCTCATCGCCCGGTCGCAGCCGGTGTTCCTCGCGCTGAAGTGGGTCGGCGCGGCCTACCTCGGCTTCCTCGGCTTCCAGGCGCTGCGCGGGGCGTTCCGCGGGAACTACGACGTCGTCGAGCAGGTCCAGCGCCGCCGCGGCGGCGGGTTCCGGCGCTTCCGCGAAGGGCTCCTCTCCAACATCACGAACCCGAAGGTGCTGGTGCTGTACCTGTCCGTGCTGCCGCAGTTCCTGACGCCGGCGTCGAGCATCGGGGACTCGCTGGTGCTGGCCTACACCGTCGCGGTGCTCGGCGGGCTGTGGCTGCTGGTGCTGCTGGTGTTCGTGCACCGCGTCCGCGCGTGGCTGGGCCGTCGCCGGGTGCGCCGCACGCTGGACGGCGTCACCGGCACCGCGCTGCTCGGGTTCGGCGCCGCCCTCGCGTGCGAGTCCTGA
- a CDS encoding PH domain-containing protein encodes MSAGEIELLPGERVLWAGEPVQRPWYVAADGVIAPAGLVLAAAALWFLLVKQPSGGAMAGIVVVLVIGLYGAVGRSVVRYLALGRTTYAVTDSRIIARSGLFRQKERASELAGLSAPVLKPGPSRTGTLSFAGPGTVTLIGVGEPKRVRDLLTKAIDEAKSRQAPPEPDSSAA; translated from the coding sequence ATGTCAGCAGGGGAAATCGAGCTTCTACCCGGTGAGCGCGTGCTCTGGGCGGGAGAGCCGGTCCAGCGCCCGTGGTACGTCGCCGCGGACGGGGTGATCGCCCCTGCCGGACTCGTCCTCGCCGCCGCCGCGCTCTGGTTCCTGCTGGTGAAGCAGCCCAGCGGGGGCGCCATGGCCGGGATCGTCGTGGTGCTGGTGATCGGGCTGTACGGCGCCGTCGGCCGTTCCGTCGTCCGGTACCTCGCGCTCGGGCGCACGACGTACGCCGTGACCGACAGCCGGATCATCGCGCGTTCCGGGCTGTTCCGGCAGAAGGAGCGCGCCAGCGAGCTGGCCGGGCTGTCGGCACCGGTCCTCAAGCCGGGCCCGTCGCGCACCGGCACCCTCTCGTTCGCCGGACCCGGGACCGTGACGCTGATCGGCGTCGGCGAGCCGAAGCGCGTCCGCGACCTGCTCACCAAGGCCATCGACGAGGCGAAGTCGCGCCAGGCCCCGCCGGAGCCGGACAGCTCCGCCGCCTGA
- a CDS encoding protein meaA produces MPYPTDHERDRPWVMRTYAGHSSAAASNELYRRNLAKGQTGLSVAFDLPTQTGYDPDHQLSRGEVGKVGVPVSHIGDMRRLFDGIPLAEANTSMTINAPAMWLLALYVSVAREQAEAEGRDVDEVLAKLTGTTQNDIIKEYLSRGTYIFPPGPSLRLITDMIAWTVHHVPKWNPINICSYHLQEAGATPTQEVAYALCTAIAVLDAVRDSGQVDAADMAKVVARISFFVNAGVRFVEEMAKMRAFTALWDELTRDRYGVTDPKARRLRYGVQVNSLGLTEAQPENNVQRIVLEMLAVSLSRGARARAIQLPAWNEALGLPRPWDQQWALRMQQVLAFETDLLEYEDIFDGSHVIQAKVDEIMTGARAEIARVQDLGGAVAAVESGYMKSQLVGSLAEYRRGMENGERILVGVNKFETTEPSPLQAEGAKAIETIDPAVEKAAVTAIEEWRTHRDNDAVERTLTALKERARTTENLFESTVDCARAGVTTGEWAGALREVFGEYRAPTGVSAAPGGSGDPEIERVRARVRETEAELGERLRILVGKPGLDGHSNGAEQVAVRARDVGFEVVYQGIRLTPEQIVAAAVQEGVHVVGLSVLSGSHLEVVPNVVDGLRAAGAGDVPVIVGGIIPPDDAALLTERGIARVFTPKDYELTGIMDGIVSLVRERNGLS; encoded by the coding sequence GTGCCGTACCCAACGGACCACGAGCGAGACCGACCGTGGGTGATGCGGACCTACGCGGGGCACTCTTCCGCGGCCGCGTCGAACGAGCTCTACCGCCGCAACCTCGCGAAGGGGCAGACCGGCCTTTCCGTCGCCTTCGACCTGCCCACCCAGACCGGCTACGACCCGGACCACCAGCTTTCGCGCGGCGAGGTCGGCAAGGTCGGCGTGCCGGTGTCGCACATCGGCGACATGCGGCGGCTCTTCGACGGCATCCCGCTGGCCGAGGCGAACACGTCGATGACGATCAACGCGCCGGCCATGTGGCTGCTCGCGCTGTACGTCTCCGTGGCGCGCGAGCAGGCCGAAGCCGAAGGCCGGGACGTCGACGAAGTGCTCGCGAAGCTCACCGGCACCACGCAGAACGACATCATCAAGGAATACCTGTCCCGCGGGACCTACATCTTCCCGCCGGGGCCGAGCCTGCGGCTGATCACCGACATGATCGCGTGGACCGTGCACCACGTGCCGAAGTGGAACCCGATCAACATCTGCAGCTACCACCTGCAGGAAGCCGGCGCGACGCCGACGCAGGAGGTCGCCTACGCGCTGTGCACCGCGATCGCCGTGCTCGACGCCGTCCGCGACTCCGGGCAGGTCGACGCGGCCGACATGGCCAAGGTCGTCGCGCGGATCTCGTTCTTCGTCAACGCCGGCGTCCGGTTCGTCGAAGAGATGGCCAAGATGCGCGCGTTCACCGCGCTCTGGGACGAGCTCACGCGGGATCGTTACGGCGTAACGGATCCCAAGGCGCGTCGGCTCCGCTACGGCGTCCAGGTCAACTCGCTCGGGCTCACCGAAGCCCAGCCGGAGAACAACGTCCAGCGGATCGTGCTGGAGATGCTGGCCGTGTCGCTCAGCCGCGGCGCCCGCGCCCGCGCGATCCAGCTGCCCGCCTGGAACGAGGCGCTCGGCCTGCCCCGGCCGTGGGACCAGCAGTGGGCGCTGCGGATGCAGCAGGTGCTCGCGTTCGAGACGGACCTGCTGGAGTACGAGGACATCTTCGACGGCTCGCACGTCATCCAGGCCAAGGTCGACGAGATCATGACCGGCGCGCGTGCAGAAATCGCCCGCGTGCAGGACCTCGGCGGTGCGGTCGCCGCCGTCGAGAGCGGCTACATGAAGTCGCAGCTCGTCGGGTCGCTCGCCGAATACCGCCGCGGGATGGAGAACGGCGAGCGGATCCTGGTCGGCGTCAACAAGTTCGAGACGACCGAGCCGTCGCCGTTGCAGGCCGAGGGCGCGAAGGCGATCGAGACGATCGACCCCGCCGTCGAGAAGGCCGCCGTCACCGCGATCGAAGAATGGCGTACCCACCGCGACAACGACGCCGTCGAACGAACCCTGACGGCCTTGAAGGAACGCGCGCGGACCACGGAAAACCTCTTCGAGTCCACTGTGGACTGCGCGCGGGCCGGCGTGACCACCGGCGAATGGGCCGGTGCGCTGCGCGAGGTGTTCGGTGAATACCGGGCACCCACCGGGGTTTCCGCGGCCCCGGGCGGCAGCGGCGACCCCGAGATCGAACGCGTTCGCGCCCGAGTCCGGGAAACCGAAGCCGAACTCGGCGAGCGGCTGCGGATCCTGGTCGGCAAGCCGGGGCTCGACGGCCACTCCAACGGCGCCGAGCAGGTCGCCGTCCGCGCCCGCGACGTCGGCTTCGAGGTCGTCTACCAGGGCATCCGGCTGACGCCCGAGCAGATCGTCGCGGCCGCCGTGCAGGAGGGCGTGCACGTCGTCGGGCTGTCCGTGCTCTCCGGCTCGCACCTCGAGGTCGTCCCGAACGTCGTCGACGGCCTGCGCGCCGCCGGCGCCGGGGACGTGCCGGTGATCGTCGGCGGCATCATCCCGCCGGACGACGCCGCGCTGCTGACCGAACGCGGCATCGCCCGGGTGTTCACGCCCAAGGACTACGAGCTGACCGGGATCATGGACGGCATCGTCTCGCTGGTCCGGGAGCGCAACGGGCTCAGCTGA
- a CDS encoding cysteine hydrolase family protein, with amino-acid sequence MTETALILIDVQRGFDDAAFWGPRNNPGAEANMKALLDAWQERRLPVVLVHHDSVKPDSPLRPGQPGNDFKPELDGARPDLVFGKQVNSAFIGDVDLDAWLRKRGITSFVLAGIQTNFCCETTARMGGNLGYDVTFALDATFTFDLPEVTADELYRVTAANLANQFATVKSTKDVLAGLS; translated from the coding sequence ATGACCGAAACGGCACTCATCCTGATCGACGTCCAGCGCGGGTTCGACGACGCGGCCTTCTGGGGCCCGCGCAACAACCCCGGCGCCGAAGCGAACATGAAGGCCCTGCTCGACGCGTGGCAGGAGCGACGGCTCCCGGTGGTCCTCGTGCACCACGACTCCGTCAAGCCGGACTCGCCGCTGCGGCCCGGGCAGCCGGGCAACGACTTCAAGCCCGAACTCGACGGCGCGCGCCCGGACCTGGTGTTCGGGAAGCAGGTCAACTCGGCCTTCATCGGCGACGTCGACCTCGACGCGTGGTTGCGCAAGCGCGGCATCACAAGCTTCGTCCTGGCCGGCATCCAGACGAACTTCTGCTGCGAGACCACCGCGCGGATGGGCGGGAACCTCGGCTACGACGTCACTTTCGCCCTCGACGCGACGTTCACGTTCGACCTCCCGGAGGTGACCGCCGACGAGCTGTACCGCGTCACGGCGGCGAACCTGGCGAACCAGTTCGCCACCGTGAAGTCCACGAAGGACGTCCTGGCCGGGCTCAGCTGA
- a CDS encoding GlxA family transcriptional regulator, which translates to MRTIGVLLLPGTRMFDLAVIGEVWGQDRTDSGIGPFTVRLCSPGRVRTAVSPFGDVAATHGLAGLDGCDLVLAPGRDDPLAPVPAAAVAALRRAHRDGRTVAGLCSGAFTLAAAGLLDGRPATTHWRDFDALTRVAPRADLQRDVLYTDDGGVLTSAGVVGGLDLCLYLVRRDHGADVAAALARRLVMPPAREGGQRQYVDNPLPPAASQPGVASTMDWALARLGDGIGVEDLVGHARMSERTFHREFAAATGVTPGRWLRVQRVRLAQQLLETTSLPVDRVAERSGLGTAANLRRRMHAEVGVGPDSYRRTFRRVTVEA; encoded by the coding sequence ATGCGCACCATCGGCGTTCTGCTCCTGCCGGGCACCCGGATGTTCGACCTCGCGGTGATCGGCGAGGTCTGGGGCCAGGACCGCACCGACAGCGGGATCGGCCCGTTCACCGTGCGGCTGTGCAGCCCAGGCCGGGTGCGCACGGCCGTCTCGCCGTTCGGCGACGTCGCGGCCACGCACGGGCTCGCCGGGCTCGACGGCTGCGACCTCGTCCTAGCGCCCGGCCGCGACGACCCGCTGGCGCCCGTGCCGGCCGCCGCGGTCGCCGCGTTGCGCCGCGCCCACCGGGACGGGCGCACGGTCGCGGGGCTGTGCTCCGGCGCGTTCACGCTGGCCGCCGCCGGCCTGCTCGACGGCCGCCCGGCGACCACGCACTGGCGCGACTTCGACGCCCTGACCCGCGTCGCGCCGCGGGCGGACCTCCAGCGCGACGTGCTCTACACCGACGACGGCGGCGTCCTGACCTCGGCGGGCGTCGTCGGCGGCCTCGACCTCTGCCTGTACCTGGTCCGCCGCGACCACGGCGCGGACGTCGCCGCCGCCCTCGCGCGGCGGCTGGTGATGCCCCCGGCGCGGGAAGGCGGGCAGCGGCAGTACGTCGACAACCCGTTGCCTCCGGCGGCTTCCCAGCCCGGCGTGGCGTCCACAATGGACTGGGCGCTGGCGCGGCTCGGGGACGGCATCGGCGTCGAGGACCTCGTCGGGCACGCACGGATGAGCGAGCGAACGTTCCACCGCGAGTTCGCCGCGGCCACCGGCGTCACGCCGGGGCGCTGGCTGCGCGTCCAGCGCGTCCGGCTCGCGCAACAGCTCCTGGAGACGACGTCGTTGCCGGTCGACCGCGTGGCCGAGCGGTCCGGGCTGGGTACGGCCGCGAACCTGCGACGCCGGATGCACGCCGAAGTCGGCGTCGGCCCGGACAGCTATCGGCGCACATTCCGAAGGGTTACCGTCGAGGCATGA